The following are encoded in a window of Risungbinella massiliensis genomic DNA:
- the infB gene encoding translation initiation factor IF-2 — protein MTKKRIYEYAKENGISSKEVISMLDRMGVQVNNHMSVMDEGMRKSVEQYMNQVKEGKSPDKTSDNQETRPQGERQRQSGSGSREGQGRPSRPQGQGGGGRSGGPRPQGQGGGGGRSGGPRPQGQGGGGRPGGPRPQGQGGGGRPGGPRPQGQGGGGRPGGPRPQGQGGGGRPGGPRPQGQGGGGRPGGPRPQGQGGGGRPGGPRPQGQGGPRPQGQGGGRPTTSAPIVSQDTGRPDSRRPKGNRRESSTKFRDESREFEHRSNQYRRGKGKNNRHQAPKEKQAPVLPKEITVNGPETVGNFAKLLRKEAAEVIRKLIANGIMATINQEIDVETMTVIADEFGVTVQYKEIFDESNIDEIEEVDDEKDLLERPPVVTIMGHVDHGKTTLLDKIRQSKVTEGEAGGITQHIGAYQVETNGKKITFLDTPGHAAFTTMRARGAKVTDITILVVAADDGVMPQTVEAINHAKAAECPIIVAVNKMDKPDANPDRVKQQLTEHGLVSEDWGGDTIFVPVSAMQGTGIDDLLEMVLLVSEVQEYKANPNKRARGVVIESELDKGRGAIARLLVQNGTLKIGDPVVVGNAFGKVRAMINDRGRRIKEAPPSMPVEILGLQDVPDAGDPFIVFDDEKKARSIADQRAIKAREVERGSKNRVTLDDLFKQIQEGEVKELNVIIKADVNGSAEAMKGSLEKIEVAGAQVKIIHSGVGAITKSDIILASASNAIIIGFNVRPEPIARELAEEEKVDIRLHRVIYNAIEEIETAMKGLLDPEFVEKVVGTAEVRQTFKVSKVGTIAGCYVTDGKILRDAGVRVIRDSIVIHEGKLDTLKRFKDDAKEVAKGFECGLTVEGYNDLKEGDVIEAFIQEEVKRA, from the coding sequence ATGACCAAGAAGCGAATCTATGAGTATGCAAAAGAGAACGGAATTAGCAGCAAAGAAGTGATTTCCATGCTCGATCGGATGGGAGTCCAAGTGAACAATCACATGAGTGTGATGGATGAAGGAATGAGGAAATCAGTGGAGCAATACATGAATCAAGTGAAAGAGGGTAAATCTCCAGACAAAACATCGGATAATCAGGAGACAAGACCTCAGGGAGAGAGACAAAGACAATCCGGTTCTGGATCACGAGAAGGTCAAGGACGACCATCACGTCCACAAGGACAGGGTGGAGGTGGACGCTCAGGTGGCCCACGTCCACAAGGACAAGGCGGAGGTGGTGGACGCTCAGGTGGCCCACGTCCACAAGGACAGGGTGGAGGTGGACGCCCAGGTGGCCCACGTCCACAAGGACAAGGTGGAGGTGGACGCCCAGGTGGCCCACGTCCACAAGGACAAGGTGGAGGTGGACGCCCAGGTGGCCCACGTCCACAAGGACAAGGCGGAGGTGGACGCCCAGGTGGCCCACGTCCACAAGGACAAGGCGGAGGTGGACGCCCAGGTGGTCCACGTCCACAAGGACAAGGTGGAGGCGGACGCCCAGGTGGCCCACGTCCACAAGGACAAGGTGGCCCACGTCCACAAGGACAAGGTGGAGGCCGTCCAACAACTAGTGCTCCAATTGTTAGTCAAGACACTGGTCGTCCAGATTCCCGACGCCCAAAAGGGAATCGTCGGGAATCTTCTACCAAGTTTCGAGATGAAAGTCGCGAATTCGAACACCGGTCCAATCAATACCGTCGTGGCAAAGGAAAAAACAATCGCCACCAAGCTCCAAAAGAAAAACAAGCTCCTGTATTACCAAAAGAGATTACCGTAAATGGTCCAGAGACAGTTGGCAACTTCGCTAAACTACTTCGTAAAGAGGCTGCCGAAGTAATTCGCAAACTGATTGCGAATGGGATTATGGCTACAATCAACCAAGAGATTGATGTCGAAACGATGACAGTAATTGCGGATGAATTTGGTGTAACAGTACAGTATAAAGAGATCTTCGACGAATCGAACATTGATGAAATCGAAGAGGTGGATGATGAGAAAGATCTCCTCGAACGTCCACCAGTTGTTACCATTATGGGGCACGTAGACCATGGTAAGACTACGCTCTTGGACAAAATTCGTCAATCGAAAGTAACAGAAGGCGAAGCAGGCGGAATTACCCAGCATATTGGTGCTTATCAAGTAGAAACTAACGGTAAGAAGATTACATTCTTGGATACACCTGGTCACGCAGCTTTTACTACCATGCGTGCACGTGGTGCAAAAGTTACTGATATTACGATCTTGGTAGTAGCAGCAGACGATGGTGTAATGCCACAGACAGTGGAAGCAATTAACCATGCGAAAGCTGCTGAATGTCCTATTATTGTTGCTGTGAACAAGATGGATAAACCAGATGCAAATCCTGACCGAGTCAAACAACAATTGACCGAACATGGCTTGGTATCCGAAGACTGGGGTGGAGATACCATTTTTGTACCGGTCTCTGCTATGCAAGGTACTGGTATCGATGATCTTCTCGAGATGGTCTTGCTAGTTTCAGAAGTTCAGGAGTACAAAGCCAATCCAAATAAACGGGCACGTGGTGTTGTCATTGAATCTGAGCTAGACAAAGGACGCGGTGCTATTGCTCGACTTCTGGTTCAAAATGGTACCCTCAAAATTGGAGATCCAGTAGTAGTTGGAAATGCATTTGGGAAAGTTCGTGCAATGATCAATGATCGTGGGCGCCGAATTAAGGAAGCTCCTCCATCTATGCCAGTAGAGATCTTAGGTCTTCAAGATGTGCCAGATGCGGGAGATCCATTTATCGTCTTTGATGATGAGAAGAAAGCTCGTTCCATTGCAGACCAACGTGCTATAAAAGCCCGTGAGGTAGAGCGTGGTTCCAAAAATCGTGTAACCTTGGATGATCTGTTTAAGCAAATCCAAGAAGGAGAAGTAAAAGAGCTAAATGTCATTATCAAAGCAGATGTGAATGGTTCTGCTGAAGCAATGAAAGGCTCACTTGAAAAAATCGAAGTCGCAGGTGCACAAGTGAAGATCATTCACTCTGGTGTAGGTGCGATTACCAAATCGGATATTATCTTGGCATCTGCTTCCAATGCGATCATAATCGGATTTAACGTTCGTCCAGAACCGATTGCTAGAGAGCTTGCAGAAGAAGAGAAAGTAGACATCCGTTTGCATCGTGTTATTTACAATGCGATTGAAGAGATTGAAACAGCAATGAAAGGTCTCTTAGATCCTGAGTTTGTTGAAAAAGTGGTCGGTACAGCCGAAGTTCGACAAACGTTCAAGGTTTCGAAAGTTGGTACGATCGCGGGTTGTTATGTAACAGATGGAAAAATACTTCGTGATGCTGGAGTTCGTGTTATTCGAGATAGTATTGTTATTCATGAGGGCAAATTGGACACCTTAAAGCGTTTTAAAGATGATGCCAAAGAAGTCGCCAAAGGGTTTGAGTGTGGACTTACTGTGGAAGGCTACAACGATCTCAAAGAAGGCGATGTAATTGAGGCATTTATTCAAGAGGAAGTGAAGCGCGCATAG
- a CDS encoding DHH family phosphoesterase, with protein MSKTGNSLAEIQKFLQESDHFLVVAHVNPDGDAIGSTLAMRGILRQLGKSYTLVNESYVPERFRFLPGSNEIRLLHDLSGRQFSHVITLDCGDRLRVGDVAELYAPGVKICNIDHHSTNDLFGVANYVDIEAAATVELLYRLVEYLELEFTLEIATCIYTGLMTDTGSFKYPNTTPEVLRQAARLLEIGVPGAQIADRVLMTNTFAQLKILQKALETLQLSPSKKVAWLQVSRQDLQDCEATEDDLEGIVNYARGIEGVEVGIMFRETRDRKVKASLRSRSELDVAKIAQQFHGGGHARAAGCTLDEPLAEAASRVVKVVENAWEDRSK; from the coding sequence ATGAGTAAGACCGGCAATTCTTTAGCGGAAATACAAAAGTTTCTACAAGAATCGGATCATTTTTTAGTTGTGGCCCATGTCAATCCAGACGGGGATGCAATCGGATCTACGTTGGCAATGCGAGGCATTTTGCGTCAATTGGGTAAAAGTTACACTTTGGTAAATGAATCATATGTTCCAGAAAGATTTCGTTTTTTACCCGGTTCCAATGAAATTCGGTTACTTCATGATTTGTCTGGTAGGCAATTCTCACATGTGATTACATTGGATTGTGGGGATCGTTTACGTGTAGGGGATGTTGCAGAATTATATGCTCCAGGAGTGAAGATCTGCAATATCGATCATCATTCAACCAATGATTTATTTGGAGTAGCCAACTATGTGGACATTGAAGCTGCTGCAACAGTAGAGTTACTATATCGACTCGTAGAGTACCTAGAATTGGAATTCACCTTAGAAATAGCTACTTGTATCTATACTGGTCTTATGACTGATACAGGTAGCTTTAAATATCCAAACACCACACCAGAAGTGCTACGACAAGCAGCGAGATTACTTGAGATTGGAGTTCCAGGTGCTCAAATTGCGGATCGTGTATTGATGACTAATACGTTTGCCCAACTGAAGATCTTGCAAAAAGCCTTGGAAACATTGCAACTTTCTCCGAGTAAAAAAGTAGCTTGGCTTCAGGTCTCCCGTCAGGACTTACAAGATTGTGAGGCGACAGAGGATGATTTGGAGGGAATTGTCAACTATGCTCGTGGAATTGAAGGCGTTGAGGTAGGAATTATGTTTCGAGAGACACGTGATAGGAAAGTAAAAGCAAGTTTACGGTCTCGTTCGGAATTAGATGTAGCCAAAATTGCCCAACAGTTTCATGGTGGAGGACATGCTAGAGCTGCAGGTTGTACATTAGATGAACCACTAGCAGAGGCTGCAAGTCGTGTGGTGAAAGTGGTAGAAAATGCTTGGGAGGACCGGTCAAAATGA
- the pnp gene encoding polyribonucleotide nucleotidyltransferase: protein MEPTIYETELAGRKLSFEVGKYANLANSSIMVRYGETVVLATVVASKEPKDLDFFPLTVNYEERLYAVGKIPGGFIKREGRPSEKAILASRLIDRPIRPLFPDGFRHEVQVVTVVMSVDQDCSSEIAAMVGASAALSLSNIPFSGPIAGVIVGRVDGELVINPTVEQMEKSDLHLTVAGTKDGINMVEAGSQEIPEEIILEAIVKGHEEIKRLVAFQEKMVSEVGQEKMVPELYRVDQEIEQKVHELALEKMVSAIQVVEKQARADAIDAVKNETVEILQAELDEDTFQKKQKEIYQVLDSIVKKEVRRLILEEGKRPDGRTIDEIRALSSEINILPRTHGSGLFRRGQTQVLSVCTLGALGDVQILDGLDLEESKRFMHHYNFPPYSVGEARPMRGPGRREIGHGALGERALEPIIPSEEEFPYTIRVVSEVLESNGSTSQASICASTLAMMHAGVPIKAPVAGIAMGLVKEQDKVSVLTDIQGMEDHLGDMDFKVAGTRNGVTALQMDIKITDIDRPILERALAQAQKARMALLDNMEAAISEPSKELSPFAPKIVTMRIHPDKIRDVIGPSGRVINKIIEETGVKIDIEQDGRIYIASSDQEMNMKAKKIIEDLVREVEVGQVYLGTVKRVEKYGAFVEIFAGKEGLVHVSQLDVNRVAKVQDVVNVGDSIQVKVTEIDDQGRVNLSRKALLKEEEQIKREVTKE from the coding sequence ATGGAACCTACTATTTATGAGACGGAACTAGCCGGTCGAAAGTTGTCATTTGAGGTTGGGAAATATGCCAATCTGGCAAATTCATCTATTATGGTTCGTTACGGAGAGACGGTTGTCCTTGCCACTGTCGTTGCTTCTAAAGAACCAAAAGATCTAGATTTCTTCCCACTGACCGTAAACTATGAAGAACGTTTGTATGCGGTTGGGAAAATCCCAGGAGGCTTTATTAAACGAGAAGGTCGTCCTAGTGAGAAAGCAATCTTGGCGAGTCGCTTAATCGACCGTCCTATTCGTCCGCTCTTTCCCGATGGTTTTCGTCATGAAGTACAAGTCGTAACCGTCGTAATGTCAGTAGATCAGGATTGCTCTTCGGAAATAGCCGCTATGGTGGGCGCATCCGCAGCTTTATCCTTGTCTAACATACCATTCTCAGGACCAATTGCAGGTGTGATCGTAGGTCGTGTTGATGGAGAGCTTGTCATTAACCCAACTGTGGAACAAATGGAGAAATCAGATCTTCACTTGACTGTTGCTGGTACCAAAGATGGTATCAACATGGTTGAAGCTGGTTCTCAAGAGATTCCAGAAGAAATTATCTTGGAAGCGATCGTAAAAGGTCATGAAGAGATTAAGCGTTTAGTTGCATTCCAAGAGAAAATGGTATCAGAAGTAGGACAAGAGAAAATGGTGCCCGAGCTTTATCGTGTTGATCAAGAGATTGAACAAAAAGTTCATGAGTTGGCACTAGAAAAAATGGTTTCTGCTATTCAGGTTGTTGAAAAACAAGCACGAGCAGATGCGATTGACGCTGTGAAGAATGAAACAGTAGAAATTCTTCAAGCAGAATTAGATGAAGATACTTTCCAAAAGAAGCAAAAAGAGATTTATCAAGTTCTCGATTCCATTGTGAAAAAGGAAGTTCGCCGTCTAATCTTAGAAGAGGGAAAACGTCCTGATGGTCGTACGATTGATGAAATACGTGCCCTTTCTAGTGAGATCAATATCTTACCACGTACCCATGGTTCCGGTTTATTCCGCCGCGGGCAAACACAGGTATTGAGCGTTTGTACTCTAGGTGCATTGGGAGATGTTCAGATTCTAGACGGTTTGGATCTAGAAGAATCTAAGCGTTTTATGCATCACTACAACTTCCCTCCATATAGTGTGGGAGAAGCTCGTCCAATGCGTGGACCTGGTCGTCGTGAAATTGGACATGGTGCATTAGGAGAGCGCGCACTTGAACCGATTATCCCTTCAGAAGAAGAGTTCCCTTACACCATTCGAGTGGTTTCGGAAGTGTTGGAATCGAACGGTTCTACTTCCCAGGCAAGTATTTGCGCTTCTACTCTTGCAATGATGCATGCAGGTGTTCCAATTAAAGCACCAGTAGCTGGTATTGCGATGGGGCTAGTCAAAGAGCAAGATAAAGTAAGTGTTTTGACCGATATTCAAGGCATGGAAGATCATCTTGGTGATATGGATTTCAAGGTTGCAGGTACCCGGAATGGAGTGACAGCGCTCCAAATGGATATCAAGATTACCGATATTGATCGTCCTATTCTCGAACGTGCTCTTGCCCAGGCACAAAAAGCTCGGATGGCACTTCTGGATAATATGGAAGCAGCGATTTCCGAGCCAAGTAAAGAACTTTCTCCATTTGCTCCAAAAATCGTCACGATGCGGATTCATCCGGATAAGATTCGGGATGTAATTGGACCAAGTGGTCGTGTGATTAACAAAATCATTGAAGAGACCGGAGTAAAAATCGACATTGAACAAGATGGTCGGATCTACATTGCTTCATCGGATCAAGAAATGAACATGAAAGCGAAAAAGATCATTGAAGATCTGGTTCGTGAAGTAGAAGTAGGTCAAGTCTATCTCGGTACGGTAAAACGTGTGGAAAAATACGGTGCTTTCGTAGAGATCTTTGCTGGAAAAGAAGGTTTGGTACATGTATCACAGTTGGATGTGAATCGTGTTGCTAAAGTACAAGATGTGGTGAACGTAGGAGACTCAATCCAGGTAAAAGTAACGGAGATTGATGATCAAGGTCGCGTCAACTTGTCTCGCAAAGCCCTCTTAAAAGAAGAAGAACAAATAAAACGGGAAGTAACCAAAGAGTAA
- the truB gene encoding tRNA pseudouridine(55) synthase TruB, giving the protein MTLHGVLPVRKPKGFTSHDIVGKIRRLAKQKRVGHTGTLDPEVEGVLPICLGQATRLAEYIQDMPKKYRGSVTLGTATDTEDQTGQVIEKVAIHNLPTESEIVYAMKSMVGEIEQVPPMYSAVKVNGKRLYELARKGEVIERKARRVQIYDFEFLGMDRGEKPTIHFTVTCSKGTYVRTLCVDLGKKLDLPSHMSYLIRIQSGSYSLEDCVTLEQIETVANTGDWQSILHSMGEAVSTFSKMIVSEAQEFAVLNGKALQVEDPPETKDGLIRIFSDTGRFLALYREKEKGLLIPEKVFRDVE; this is encoded by the coding sequence ATGACGTTACATGGTGTTTTACCGGTTCGAAAACCGAAAGGATTTACCTCACATGATATTGTGGGGAAGATCCGTCGGCTTGCGAAACAAAAACGGGTTGGACATACAGGCACGCTCGATCCAGAAGTGGAAGGCGTGCTTCCAATCTGTTTAGGGCAAGCAACTAGATTAGCAGAGTATATCCAAGACATGCCAAAGAAATATCGTGGCTCTGTTACCTTAGGGACCGCTACGGATACAGAGGATCAGACAGGACAGGTCATAGAAAAAGTAGCAATCCACAATCTACCTACTGAGTCTGAGATCGTCTATGCAATGAAAAGTATGGTAGGGGAGATTGAACAAGTACCTCCAATGTATTCGGCCGTTAAAGTGAATGGGAAACGACTTTATGAATTGGCGCGAAAAGGCGAAGTAATTGAGCGTAAAGCCCGAAGGGTTCAAATTTATGATTTCGAATTTCTTGGGATGGACAGGGGAGAAAAACCAACCATTCATTTCACAGTTACATGTTCGAAAGGTACATACGTTCGTACGCTTTGTGTGGATCTAGGCAAAAAGTTAGACCTCCCATCTCATATGAGCTATCTAATACGGATTCAAAGTGGATCATATTCTCTGGAAGATTGCGTCACTCTAGAACAAATAGAAACAGTAGCGAATACAGGAGACTGGCAAAGCATACTACACAGCATGGGGGAGGCAGTATCTACTTTTTCCAAAATGATAGTGTCAGAAGCACAGGAGTTTGCTGTCTTGAATGGAAAAGCTCTTCAAGTAGAAGATCCACCTGAGACAAAAGACGGTTTGATTCGTATCTTTTCTGACACAGGTAGATTTTTGGCATTATATCGGGAGAAAGAGAAAGGACTGCTTATTCCAGAAAAAGTGTTTCGGGATGTGGAATAA
- the ribF gene encoding riboflavin biosynthesis protein RibF has translation METIHLRHPYQSTAHLDSPIVVALGFFDGVHLGHIGVLENAKRLAEQQGAQLGIMTFYPHPKEVLGKQPEAFRYLTPIPEKLSLFEQHGIDKAFIVEFTPEFASLSKEAFLDEILSPLCVTGVSTGFNFTFGRYATGTPDDLQVLGKNRFETVTVPPIMQQDQPISSSRIRAALSNGEIALARDMLGRPYRVKGNVIPGDQRGRLLGFPTANIRLEQPYYYPKLGVYIVDVWVPDLQLRSFGIMNVGIRPTFTHTEPDIRIEVHLLVQDLDLYGKELVVDLLHFLREEQRFPSFEHLKTQINQDRKTADDWIKQEAQANKQVPFQIY, from the coding sequence ATGGAAACCATTCATCTTCGTCATCCTTATCAATCAACTGCTCATCTAGACTCCCCAATTGTGGTTGCTCTAGGTTTTTTTGATGGAGTCCATCTAGGCCACATTGGGGTATTGGAAAATGCAAAGCGTCTAGCAGAACAACAGGGTGCTCAGCTCGGAATAATGACCTTTTACCCTCATCCAAAAGAAGTACTAGGTAAACAACCGGAAGCTTTTCGCTATCTGACTCCGATACCAGAAAAACTATCGTTGTTTGAGCAGCATGGGATCGACAAAGCATTTATTGTAGAATTTACTCCAGAGTTTGCCTCTTTAAGTAAAGAAGCATTTTTAGATGAAATCTTGTCTCCTTTATGTGTAACAGGTGTTTCGACGGGTTTTAACTTCACCTTTGGCCGATATGCTACTGGTACACCAGATGATCTTCAGGTTCTGGGGAAGAATCGATTTGAAACGGTTACGGTTCCTCCTATCATGCAACAAGACCAGCCTATCAGCAGCTCACGGATACGAGCCGCATTAAGCAATGGAGAAATTGCTCTTGCCAGAGATATGTTGGGGAGACCTTATCGAGTGAAGGGAAACGTCATTCCAGGAGATCAACGCGGGAGACTATTAGGTTTTCCCACTGCCAATATTCGTTTAGAGCAACCATACTATTATCCTAAACTAGGTGTATATATTGTCGACGTCTGGGTTCCAGATCTTCAACTACGGTCATTTGGCATTATGAATGTGGGAATACGGCCCACTTTTACCCATACGGAGCCAGACATTCGTATAGAGGTACATTTGCTAGTTCAGGATCTTGATTTATATGGTAAAGAACTCGTGGTAGATTTGTTGCACTTCCTTCGAGAAGAGCAACGTTTCCCTTCTTTTGAACATCTAAAAACCCAAATAAACCAAGATCGCAAAACTGCTGATGATTGGATTAAGCAAGAAGCTCAAGCGAATAAACAGGTGCCTTTCCAGATCTATTAA
- the rnpM gene encoding RNase P modulator RnpM: MKQKKIPMRKCVASQEMFPKKSLIRIVRTPENEVVVDPTGKKSGRGAYLCAKEEYIQLAQKKKALERALQVAIPPAVYEELREYVSRHAIEG, from the coding sequence ATGAAACAAAAGAAGATCCCAATGAGAAAATGTGTAGCATCACAAGAGATGTTTCCAAAAAAAAGCTTGATCCGTATTGTACGTACTCCTGAAAATGAAGTGGTAGTGGATCCAACTGGAAAAAAGTCTGGTAGAGGTGCTTATCTTTGTGCCAAAGAAGAATATATTCAGCTGGCACAAAAGAAAAAAGCATTGGAACGTGCCCTTCAAGTAGCGATTCCCCCAGCTGTTTACGAAGAACTCAGAGAATATGTGAGTCGTCACGCAATTGAAGGATAA
- a CDS encoding polysaccharide deacetylase family protein, with product MSRPKYQMVATVICALLGVLLLQFPPLDVFIESVKKQQELSVSLFLDPNEQILEQIKSESEKRKKAPVDARVDRVWKAIPGYNGREVDVEATYKATLSNPQKKLTWRYREIAPKMNLKDLGAYPIYRGFEEKKAASIMINVAWGTEFLPKMLDILDQEQVKATFFLDGSWLKKNPDMAKQLVVRGHEIGNHAYSHPLMSQISQERIESEIGKTKQLIKETLQLENIWFAPPAGDFNQTVVDNAWKQGMHTVLWTLDTVDWRKSTTPESMVQKISSKLEPGSLILMHPTDRSVVALPQIIQEIKKKGLKPMPVGELLSPNRVDID from the coding sequence ATGTCTAGACCAAAATATCAAATGGTGGCGACGGTTATTTGCGCTTTACTTGGAGTACTCCTCTTACAATTTCCACCACTTGATGTATTTATCGAAAGTGTGAAAAAACAGCAGGAACTATCAGTTAGTCTTTTTTTAGATCCGAATGAGCAAATATTAGAACAAATAAAATCAGAATCAGAAAAACGGAAAAAGGCGCCAGTTGATGCACGAGTAGATCGCGTTTGGAAGGCAATTCCAGGTTACAACGGGCGTGAGGTTGATGTGGAGGCTACTTATAAAGCAACGTTATCTAATCCGCAGAAAAAATTGACATGGCGTTATCGCGAAATCGCCCCTAAAATGAATTTAAAGGACTTAGGTGCCTATCCGATTTATCGTGGTTTTGAAGAGAAGAAGGCCGCTTCGATCATGATCAACGTGGCTTGGGGGACAGAATTCTTACCCAAAATGTTAGACATTTTGGATCAAGAACAAGTAAAGGCCACCTTCTTTTTAGATGGTTCTTGGTTAAAGAAGAACCCGGATATGGCAAAGCAATTGGTTGTGAGAGGACATGAGATTGGGAACCATGCCTATTCCCACCCCCTGATGTCTCAAATTTCCCAAGAGAGAATAGAGAGCGAGATTGGGAAGACAAAACAACTGATTAAAGAAACACTACAGCTAGAGAACATTTGGTTTGCGCCACCAGCTGGTGATTTTAATCAAACTGTCGTAGATAACGCTTGGAAACAAGGGATGCATACCGTTCTCTGGACATTAGATACAGTGGATTGGCGGAAATCAACCACTCCTGAGTCGATGGTGCAAAAAATCTCTTCTAAATTGGAACCAGGATCCCTGATCTTGATGCATCCTACTGATCGCTCCGTGGTTGCTTTACCTCAAATAATCCAAGAAATAAAGAAAAAGGGCTTAAAGCCGATGCCAGTAGGAGAATTACTTTCTCCAAACCGAGTGGATATAGATTGA
- the rpsO gene encoding 30S ribosomal protein S15, with product MSLTLDKKREIISEYKTHEGDTGSPEVQIAMLTYRINELNSHLKEHKKDHHSRRGLLKMVGHRRNLLNYLKNKDITRYRKLIERLGLRR from the coding sequence ATGAGCTTAACTCTTGATAAAAAGCGTGAAATCATCAGCGAGTACAAAACGCACGAAGGTGATACTGGTTCTCCAGAGGTTCAAATCGCGATGCTTACTTATCGCATCAATGAACTGAACTCTCACTTGAAAGAGCATAAAAAGGATCACCATTCTCGTCGCGGTCTTCTGAAAATGGTTGGGCATCGTCGTAACTTGCTTAACTATCTTAAGAACAAAGACATCACTCGTTATCGTAAACTGATTGAACGTCTTGGATTGCGTCGATAG
- a CDS encoding DUF503 domain-containing protein, with protein sequence MGLLEIRGRVGHSVSLKDKRRVIQSILDRARKRWNLSVSEVDYQDDRQWTRMAFVNVGSNRQMVERELQQVLMLVEDHSELEVYESDITFV encoded by the coding sequence ATTGGTTTATTAGAGATTAGAGGGAGAGTCGGTCACTCCGTCTCCCTCAAAGATAAAAGACGTGTAATCCAGAGTATCCTTGACCGAGCACGTAAAAGATGGAACCTTTCCGTGTCAGAAGTCGACTATCAGGATGATCGTCAGTGGACTCGCATGGCTTTTGTCAACGTGGGAAGTAATCGACAGATGGTCGAGCGTGAGCTTCAGCAAGTCTTGATGTTAGTAGAGGATCATAGCGAACTGGAAGTTTACGAATCTGATATTACATTTGTGTAA
- the rbfA gene encoding 30S ribosome-binding factor RbfA: MARIRVSRVGEQIKKELGEILQRELKDPRIGFVTVTRVEMTGDLSIANVFVSIFGKDEEKQASLAGLEKAKGFIRSEIGKRVKMRHTPEIIFHLDVSLEHSEHINRLLHEVNKEGSTK, translated from the coding sequence TTGGCCCGCATCCGAGTGAGCCGTGTCGGCGAACAGATCAAGAAAGAACTAGGCGAAATTCTACAGCGTGAGTTAAAAGATCCACGTATTGGGTTTGTCACTGTCACAAGAGTAGAGATGACAGGAGACCTTTCCATTGCCAACGTTTTTGTGAGTATCTTTGGTAAGGATGAGGAAAAACAAGCATCCCTTGCTGGGCTGGAAAAAGCAAAAGGCTTTATTCGTTCGGAGATTGGAAAGCGCGTCAAAATGAGACATACACCTGAAATTATCTTTCATCTAGATGTTTCATTGGAGCACAGTGAACATATTAATCGTCTTCTTCACGAAGTGAATAAAGAAGGAAGTACGAAATGA
- a CDS encoding YlxQ family RNA-binding protein: protein MKDNFLQKLGLAMRAGKVVTGEELVIREIRSGRAELVILSLDASRNTAKKIMDKCQSYQVPILRYGSRQELGLAVGKAERVVLGIADAGFARMLKSSRSE from the coding sequence TTGAAGGATAACTTTCTCCAGAAGTTAGGCCTTGCAATGCGAGCTGGGAAAGTTGTTACAGGAGAAGAGTTAGTAATACGCGAAATACGGTCGGGTAGAGCAGAATTGGTCATTTTGTCGTTAGACGCATCGAGAAATACCGCCAAGAAGATTATGGACAAATGTCAATCGTACCAAGTCCCGATCTTACGTTACGGATCACGGCAAGAACTAGGGCTGGCTGTAGGGAAAGCAGAACGAGTCGTACTGGGGATTGCAGATGCGGGTTTTGCTCGGATGCTAAAAAGCTCGCGATCTGAATAA